The following are encoded in a window of Phaseolus vulgaris cultivar G19833 chromosome 3, P. vulgaris v2.0, whole genome shotgun sequence genomic DNA:
- the LOC137807034 gene encoding cell wall / vacuolar inhibitor of fructosidase 1-like: protein MRRSSLSVSFFLLHILLLSCILLTPSHSSDGEGDGDGDGDLVDQICRKTPFYDLCSSILHSNPLAPKTDPKGMALIMVNDIQANATDTLSYIEELIKQTSDEQLEQQLAFCAESYIPVVKYILPQAADAISQGRFGFASYCIVDAQKEVNACDKKFSASSQSPLSDRNDIMQKLVDVASAIVKLLLNG, encoded by the coding sequence ATGAGGAGGAGCTCACTCTCTGTGTCTTTTTTTCTGCTCCATATTCTTCTTCTATCCTGTATTCTTCTCACACCAAGTCATTCCTCGGATGGGGAGGGTGACGGTGATGGTGATGGTGATTTGGTGGACCAAATATGCCGAAAGACTCCCTTTTATGACCTCTGCAGCTCCATCTTACACTCAAATCCCTTAGCCCCCAAAACTGATCCAAAGGGTATGGCCCTCATAATGGTGAATGACATTCAGGCAAATGCCACTGACACACTCAGTTACATTGAAGAGTTGATCAAGCAAACCTCAGATGAACAATTGGAGCAACAACTGGCTTTCTGCGCAGAGTCATACATCCCAGTTGTCAAGTACATTCTCCCACAAGCAGCTGATGCCATAAGCCAAGGTCGATTTGGGTTTGCCAGTTACTGCATAGTTGATGCTCAGAAGGAAGTAAATGCTTGCGACAAGAAATTTTCTGCCTCATCTCAGTCACCATTAAGTGATAGAAATGACATTATGCAGAAGCTAGTGGATGTGGCCTCGGCCATAGTTAAACTACTATTA